One window of Acomys russatus chromosome 28, mAcoRus1.1, whole genome shotgun sequence genomic DNA carries:
- the Srp72 gene encoding signal recognition particle subunit SRP72 codes for MASGGSGGVSVPALWSEVNRYGQNSDFTRALKTINKILQINKDDVTALHCKVVCLIQNGSFKEALNVISTHTKALANNSLSFEKAYCEYRLNRIENALKTIESANQQTDKLKELYGQVLYRLERYDECLAVYRDLVRNSQDDYDEERKTNLSAVIAAQSNWGKAAPEHLGLQEGTHELCYNAACALIGQGQLNQAMKILQKAEDLCRRSFSEDSDGTEEDPQAELAIIHGQMAYILQLQGRTEEALQLYNQIIKLKPTDVALLAVIANNIITVNKDQNVFDSKKKVKLTNAEGVEFKLSKRQLQAIEFNKALLAMYTNQADQCRKISASLQSQSPERLLPVLIQAAQLCREKQHAKAIELLQEFSDQHPENAAEIKLTMAQLKISQGNISKACLILRSIEELKHKPGMVSALVTMYSHEEDIDSAIEVFTQAIQWYQSHQPKSPAHLSLIREAANFKLKYGRKKEAISDLEQLWKQNSKDIHTLAQLISAYSLVDPEKAKALSKHLPSSDSMSLKVDVEALENSPGATYIRKKGGKATGDNQPKEQGQGDLKKKKKKKKGKLPKNYDPKVTPDPERWLPMRERSYYRGRKKGKKKEPIGKGTQGATAGASSELDASKTVSSPPTSPRPSSAATIAPSTSNIVPPRHQKPAGAPATKKKQQQKKKKGGKSGW; via the exons ATGGCGAGCGGCGGTAGCGGCGGGGTGTCGGTTCCTGCGCTGTGGAGTGAGGTGAACCGTTATGGCCAGAACAGCGACTTCACGCGTGCCCTCAAGACGATCAACAAGA TATTGCAGATCAACAAGGACGATGTAACCGCCCTGCACTGTAAAGTTGTTTGTCTTATCCAGAATGGAAGTTTCAAAGAAGCCTTGAATGTCATCAGTACTCACACCAAAGCGTTAGCCAA tAACTCTCTCTCCTTTGAGAAGGCGTATTGCGAGTACAGGCTGAACAGAATTGAGAATGCCTTGAAGACAATAGAAAGTGCCAACCAGCAGACAGACAAACTGAAGGAGCTTTATGGACAAGTG CTGTACCGCCTGGAACGCTACGACGAATGCTTGGCCGTGTACAGGGATCTTGTCCGGAACTCCCAAGATGACTATGATgaggagaggaaaacaaaccTGTCAGCAGTCATTGCAGCTCAAAGCAACTGGGGAAAAGCCGCTCCA GAGCACTTGGGTCTCCAAGAAGGCACACATGAACTCTGTTACAATGCTGCGTGTGCACTGATAGGGCAAGGCCAGCTGAACCAGGCAATGAAAATCCTACAGAAAGCTGAAG ATCTCTGCCGCCGTTCATTTTCAGAAGATTCT GATGGGACTGAGGAAGACCCACAGGCAGAACTGGCCATCATCCATGGTCAGATGGCCTACATCCTGCAGCTTCAGGGGCGGACGGAGGAGGCGCTGCAGCTTTACAATCAGATAATAAAACTCAA GCCAACAGACGTGGCGCTGCTGGCTGTAATCGCAAATAACATCATTACCGTCAACAAG GACCAAAACGTCTTTGACTCCAAGAAGAAAGTGAAATTAACCAATGCAGAAGGAGTAGAGTTTAAGCTTTCAAAGAGACAGCTGCAAGCCATAGAGTTTAACAAAGCCTTGCTTGCTATGTATACAAACCAG GCAGACCAATGCCGAAAAATATCTGCCAGCTTGCAGTCCCAGAGTCCTGAGCGTCTCCTGCCCGTGTTAATCCAAGCTGCCCAGCTCTGTCGTGAAAAGCAACACGCAAAGGCAATAGAGCTACTTCAG gaatttTCTGATCAACATCCAGAAAATGCAGCTGAAATCAAGCTTACTATGGCACAATTGAAAATTTCTCAAG GTAATATTTCCAAAGCTTGTCTAATATTGAGAAGCATAGAGGAATTAaagcataaaccaggcatg GTGTCTGCACTGGTGACCATGTACAGCCATGAGGAAGATATTGATAGTGCCATTGAGGTCTTCACACAAGCTATCCAGTGGTACCAGAGCCACCAG CCCAAATCCCCTGCTCATTTGTCCTTGATAAGAGAAGCTGCAAACTTCAAGCTCAAATATGGACGGAAGAAGGAGGCCATTAGTGACCTAGAACAGCTGTGGAA acAAAATTCAAAAGATATTCACACCCTAGCCCAGCTTATTTCTGCTTACTCCCTTGTGGATCCGGAGAAAGCAAAGGC TCTCAGTAAGCACCTGCCCTCATCAGACAGTATGTCTCTAAAAGTGGATGTTGAGGCTCTCGAAAATTCTCCTGGTGCTACGTACATTCGGAAGAAGGGTGGGAAAGCTACTGGAGATAACCAACCAAAGGAACAAGG acagggagatttgaaaaagaagaagaagaaaaagaaag GGAAACTGCCTAAGAATTATGACCCCAAAGTTaccccagatccagaaagatggCTGCCAATGCGAGAGCGGTCTTACTACcgaggaagaaagaagggcaaAAAGAAGGAGCCGATTGGCAAAGGCACACAGGGGGCGACCGCAGGGGCCTCCTCCGAGCT AGATGCCAGTAAGACAGTGAGCAGCCCACCCACCTCCCCACGGCCTAGCAGTGCGGCCACGATCGCTCCCTCTACAAGCAACATCGTGCCCCCCAGACACCAGAAACCCGCAGGGGCcccagcaacaaaaaagaaacagcaacagaagaagaagaaaggaggcaaAAGTGGCTGGTGA